In Cedecea neteri, a single genomic region encodes these proteins:
- a CDS encoding MFS transporter — translation MPDNKDKPATSPWIAVFSLTVACFVMVTTEFLPIGLLTNIAPSLNVSTGTAGLMVTMPGIVAAVAAPVLSLASGSLDRRLLMLGLSLLLVVSNLVSALAVNFPMMLTGRVLLGICVGGFWSFSMNYGRHLVPEASQGRAVALIVSGVSIGAVCGVPAGALIGDLFGWRSAFFASAGLAAITLLAQLRLLTSVPPGRPVTVQDLLSPLRLPMARIGLIAIVLLFVGHFSAYTYLRPLLQQVFVLSPSVITFQLLAYGAVGLLGTFIGERLAEHSLRATFILVTAMLAIILIVSPLLSGLAGATVMVLVWGLAFGAVPVCATNWMFEAVPDAPEAGQSLLVTVIQIALASGALLGGEVVDWHGVSSAMLFGGALMLSATLVFGLSLRTRMISAKQCG, via the coding sequence ATGCCTGATAATAAAGATAAACCTGCAACATCCCCGTGGATCGCGGTCTTTTCCCTGACTGTGGCCTGTTTTGTCATGGTTACTACCGAGTTCTTACCCATCGGTTTACTGACCAACATCGCACCCTCCCTCAATGTCTCCACCGGTACCGCCGGGCTGATGGTCACCATGCCAGGCATTGTTGCCGCCGTCGCCGCGCCAGTTTTGAGCCTGGCTTCAGGTAGCCTCGACCGCCGCCTGCTGATGCTTGGCCTGTCGCTGCTGTTGGTCGTCTCAAACCTTGTGTCCGCGCTGGCCGTGAACTTTCCAATGATGCTAACGGGTCGCGTGCTGCTGGGGATCTGCGTCGGTGGGTTCTGGTCATTCTCAATGAACTATGGCCGCCACCTTGTGCCGGAAGCGAGCCAGGGACGCGCAGTGGCATTGATTGTCAGCGGCGTGTCCATTGGTGCAGTTTGCGGCGTCCCGGCCGGAGCATTAATTGGCGACCTGTTCGGCTGGCGTTCAGCATTCTTTGCCAGCGCCGGGTTAGCCGCCATCACGCTGCTCGCCCAGCTTCGCCTGTTGACTTCCGTGCCGCCAGGCCGCCCGGTTACCGTTCAGGATTTACTGTCTCCACTGCGCCTGCCGATGGCCCGCATTGGCCTTATCGCCATCGTGCTGTTGTTTGTGGGCCACTTCTCGGCTTACACCTACCTGCGTCCACTGCTGCAACAGGTCTTTGTCCTCAGCCCATCGGTGATCACCTTCCAACTGCTGGCCTACGGCGCGGTTGGCCTGCTGGGAACCTTTATCGGTGAGCGCCTGGCGGAACACAGCCTGCGCGCGACCTTTATTCTGGTGACGGCAATGCTGGCCATCATCCTGATCGTTTCTCCGTTACTCAGCGGCCTGGCCGGCGCTACGGTCATGGTGCTGGTGTGGGGCCTGGCTTTTGGGGCCGTTCCGGTTTGCGCCACAAACTGGATGTTTGAAGCGGTGCCAGATGCGCCAGAAGCCGGCCAGTCGTTGCTGGTCACGGTGATTCAGATTGCGCTGGCGTCAGGCGCTCTGCTCGGCGGTGAAGTGGTGGACTGGCATGGTGTAAGCAGCGCGATGCTGTTTGGCGGGGCGCTGATGCTCTCGGCCACGCTAGTTTTCGGCCTCTCCTTGCGCACCCGGATGATTAGCGCTAAACAATGCGGATAA
- the ghrB gene encoding glyoxylate/hydroxypyruvate reductase GhrB, giving the protein MKPSVILYKALPDNLLSRLESHFTVTQLGDISPETVQANAALFANAEGILGSGGKVDAAFLANTPKLRAASTVSVGYDNFNVDALNERGVVLMHTPTVLTETVADTAMALILSSARRVVEVAERVKVGEWQSSIGADWFGIDVHHKTLGILGMGRIGLALAQRAHFGFSMPILYNARRQHKEAEERFNARYCDLDTLLAESDFVCILLPLSDETRHLIGAEQMAKMKSSAILINVGRGPVVDEKALIQALEEGKIHGAGLDVFEQEPLPLDSPLLGMPNVVALPHIGSATHETRYGMAECAVENLITALTGKVEVNCVNPQVLK; this is encoded by the coding sequence ATGAAGCCGTCCGTCATCCTCTACAAGGCGCTGCCTGACAACCTGCTGTCCCGCCTTGAAAGCCACTTTACCGTCACCCAGCTTGGAGATATCAGCCCGGAAACCGTGCAAGCGAACGCAGCGCTGTTTGCCAATGCGGAAGGTATCCTGGGCTCCGGCGGCAAAGTTGACGCTGCGTTTCTCGCGAATACGCCAAAGCTGCGTGCGGCTTCTACCGTCTCTGTCGGCTACGATAACTTCAATGTGGACGCCCTGAACGAACGCGGCGTTGTTCTGATGCACACCCCAACGGTGCTGACCGAAACCGTCGCCGACACCGCCATGGCGCTGATCCTGTCCAGCGCACGCCGCGTGGTGGAAGTCGCCGAGCGCGTGAAGGTGGGCGAATGGCAAAGCAGTATTGGCGCTGACTGGTTTGGTATCGACGTGCATCATAAAACGCTCGGTATTCTGGGCATGGGACGCATCGGCCTTGCCCTTGCGCAGCGGGCGCACTTCGGCTTCAGTATGCCAATTCTGTACAACGCCCGCCGCCAGCATAAAGAAGCGGAAGAGCGTTTCAACGCCCGCTATTGTGACCTGGACACCCTGCTGGCCGAGTCCGATTTCGTTTGTATTCTGCTGCCGCTAAGCGACGAAACCCGTCACCTGATTGGCGCAGAGCAAATGGCGAAAATGAAATCTTCAGCCATTTTAATCAACGTCGGGCGCGGTCCGGTGGTGGACGAGAAAGCGCTGATTCAGGCGCTGGAAGAGGGAAAAATTCACGGCGCCGGGCTGGATGTCTTCGAACAGGAGCCTCTGCCGCTGGACTCCCCGCTGCTCGGCATGCCAAATGTGGTGGCCCTGCCGCACATCGGTTCCGCCACCCATGAAACCCGCTACGGCATGGCGGAATGCGCAGTGGAAAACCTGATTACCGCGCTGACCGGTAAAGTGGAAGTGAACTGCGTGAATCCGCAGGTGCTGAAATAG
- a CDS encoding MFS transporter codes for MKTPTIAPKRWWYIMPIVFITYSLAYLDRANFSFASAAGINDDLGITKGISSLLGALFFLGYFFFQIPGAMYAERRSVRKLIFVCLILWGGCASLTGVVSNIPMLAAIRFVLGVVEAAVMPAMLIYISNWFTKSERSRANTFLILGNPVTVLWMSVVSGYLIQAFGWREMFIIEGIPAVIWAFAWWMLVKDKPAQVGWLSDSEKSALQAQLQKEQEGIKAVRNYSEAFRSRNVVILCMQYFAWSIGVYGFVLWLPSIIRSAGAAGMGMVEVGWLSSVPYLAATIAMIAVSWASDKMQNRKLFVWPLLLIGALAFLGSWLVGANHFWVSYTLLVIAGAAMYAPYGPFFAIIPEMLPKNVAGGAMALINSMGALGSFVGSWFVGYLNGATGSPAASYVFMGLALLASVWLTLIVKPANHQQIPSGAHHA; via the coding sequence ATGAAAACCCCGACAATCGCGCCAAAGCGCTGGTGGTACATCATGCCTATCGTGTTTATCACGTATAGCCTGGCTTACCTCGACCGCGCCAATTTCAGCTTCGCTTCCGCCGCAGGCATCAACGACGATCTCGGCATCACCAAAGGCATTTCATCGCTGCTGGGGGCGCTGTTTTTCCTCGGCTACTTCTTCTTCCAGATCCCAGGGGCGATGTACGCCGAGCGCCGCAGCGTGCGTAAGCTTATCTTCGTCTGCCTGATTCTGTGGGGCGGCTGCGCCTCGCTGACCGGCGTGGTGAGCAACATTCCAATGCTGGCCGCCATCCGCTTTGTCCTCGGCGTGGTTGAAGCGGCGGTGATGCCAGCGATGCTGATTTATATCAGCAACTGGTTTACCAAATCCGAACGCTCCCGCGCCAATACCTTCCTGATCCTCGGCAACCCGGTCACCGTGCTGTGGATGTCGGTCGTTTCCGGCTACCTGATTCAAGCGTTCGGCTGGCGTGAAATGTTTATCATCGAAGGGATCCCGGCGGTTATCTGGGCGTTTGCCTGGTGGATGCTGGTAAAAGATAAACCGGCTCAGGTGGGCTGGCTGTCCGACAGTGAAAAATCCGCTTTGCAGGCACAGCTACAAAAAGAGCAGGAAGGCATCAAAGCCGTGCGTAACTACAGTGAAGCCTTCCGGTCACGTAATGTGGTTATTCTGTGCATGCAGTATTTTGCCTGGAGCATCGGCGTGTATGGTTTCGTGCTGTGGCTGCCGTCGATTATCCGCAGTGCGGGCGCGGCAGGCATGGGAATGGTGGAGGTGGGCTGGCTCTCTTCCGTGCCTTATCTGGCCGCGACCATCGCGATGATCGCCGTCTCCTGGGCATCGGACAAAATGCAAAACCGAAAGCTGTTTGTCTGGCCGCTACTGCTGATTGGCGCCCTGGCGTTCCTCGGCTCGTGGCTGGTTGGCGCCAACCATTTCTGGGTGTCCTATACGCTACTGGTGATTGCCGGAGCCGCGATGTACGCCCCTTATGGTCCCTTCTTCGCCATTATCCCGGAGATGCTGCCGAAGAACGTTGCCGGCGGCGCGATGGCCTTAATTAACAGCATGGGCGCGCTGGGCTCCTTCGTCGGCTCCTGGTTTGTGGGCTACCTGAACGGCGCCACCGGCAGCCCGGCGGCGTCCTATGTCTTTATGGGGCTGGCGCTGCTCGCCTCGGTATGGCTTACTCTGATTGTGAAGCCTGCTAATCATCAACAAATCCCGTCCGGCGCACATCACGCCTGA
- the dppF gene encoding dipeptide ABC transporter ATP-binding subunit DppF, whose product MSTQQAAAQPLLQAIDLKKHYPVKKGFFAPERLVKALDGVSFTLERGKTLAVVGESGCGKSTLGRLLTMIEVPTGGELYYQGQDLLIPDASAEKLRRQKIQIVFQNPYGSLNPRKKVGQILEEPLQINTNLSKAERREKALEMMAKVGLKTEHYDRYPHMFSGGQRQRIAIARGLMLDPDVVIADEPVSALDVSVRAQVLNLMMDLQQDLGLSYVFISHDLSVVEHIADEVMVMYLGRCVEKGSKEQIFSNPRHPYTQALLSATPRLNPDERRERIKLTGELPSPLNPPPGCAFNARCSRRFGPCTQLQPQLKDYGNGQLVACFAVDQDVNGELR is encoded by the coding sequence ATGAGTACCCAACAGGCCGCCGCGCAACCGCTGTTGCAGGCCATCGACCTGAAAAAACACTACCCGGTGAAAAAGGGCTTTTTCGCTCCTGAACGCCTGGTAAAAGCGCTGGACGGCGTGAGCTTCACCCTCGAGCGTGGCAAAACGCTGGCGGTCGTCGGTGAATCCGGCTGCGGGAAATCGACCCTCGGTCGCCTGCTGACCATGATCGAAGTCCCGACCGGCGGGGAGCTTTACTACCAGGGCCAGGATCTGCTGATCCCGGACGCCTCGGCGGAAAAGCTGCGCCGGCAGAAAATCCAGATCGTTTTCCAGAACCCGTACGGCTCGCTGAACCCACGTAAAAAAGTGGGGCAGATCCTGGAAGAACCGCTGCAAATCAACACCAACCTGAGCAAAGCCGAGCGCCGCGAAAAAGCGCTGGAGATGATGGCGAAAGTGGGTCTGAAAACCGAGCACTACGACCGCTATCCGCATATGTTCTCCGGTGGCCAGCGCCAGCGTATCGCTATCGCCCGCGGTCTGATGCTTGACCCGGACGTGGTGATTGCCGATGAGCCGGTCTCCGCGCTGGACGTGTCGGTGCGTGCTCAGGTACTGAACCTGATGATGGATTTGCAGCAGGATCTGGGGCTGTCCTACGTGTTCATCTCCCACGACCTGTCGGTGGTGGAGCACATCGCCGATGAAGTGATGGTGATGTACCTGGGCCGATGCGTGGAAAAAGGCAGCAAAGAGCAGATCTTCTCCAATCCTCGCCACCCGTATACCCAGGCGCTGCTGTCCGCCACGCCGCGCCTGAACCCGGACGAACGTCGCGAACGCATCAAGCTGACCGGCGAGCTGCCAAGCCCGCTGAACCCGCCGCCGGGCTGCGCCTTTAATGCCCGCTGCAGCCGTCGCTTCGGGCCTTGCACCCAGCTCCAGCCGCAGTTGAAAGACTACGGCAACGGCCAGCTGGTGGCGTGTTTCGCGGTTGACCAGGATGTGAACGGGGAACTGCGTTAA
- a CDS encoding DUF3053 domain-containing protein, producing MATGKSWSRWFAPLAALLMVVSLSGCFDKEGDQRKAFIDFLQNTAMRSGDRLPTLTSDQKKQFGPLVSDYAILYGFSQQVSQAMDEGMKPVVDSVNSIRAPQDYMTQRDALRQANGSLNVLGQQVQNAKMQADGALAALKQPDDLKTVYYQVYQKVVTGPANAMAPLIPAAQTLTQQLVQVGDFIAQQGTQVGFANGGIQFPTSQQASQYNSLIGPLSAQHQAFTQAWAAAQTATQ from the coding sequence ATGGCGACAGGTAAGTCCTGGTCTCGCTGGTTTGCGCCGCTGGCGGCGTTATTAATGGTGGTGAGCCTGAGTGGTTGCTTCGATAAAGAAGGCGATCAGCGTAAGGCGTTCATCGATTTTCTGCAAAACACGGCTATGCGTAGCGGCGACCGCCTGCCGACGCTGACGTCCGATCAGAAAAAACAGTTTGGCCCGCTGGTCTCTGACTACGCCATTCTGTACGGCTTCTCCCAGCAGGTGAGCCAGGCCATGGACGAAGGCATGAAGCCGGTTGTGGATAGTGTGAACAGCATCCGCGCTCCGCAGGATTACATGACTCAGCGCGACGCGCTGCGCCAGGCTAACGGTTCTCTGAACGTTTTAGGTCAGCAGGTTCAAAATGCCAAGATGCAGGCCGACGGTGCGCTTGCCGCGCTGAAGCAGCCTGACGATCTGAAAACCGTTTACTATCAGGTTTACCAGAAAGTCGTCACCGGCCCGGCGAACGCCATGGCGCCGCTGATCCCAGCCGCGCAGACCCTGACCCAGCAGCTGGTGCAGGTGGGTGATTTTATCGCGCAGCAGGGAACTCAGGTTGGTTTTGCTAACGGTGGGATTCAGTTCCCGACTTCTCAGCAGGCAAGTCAGTACAACTCGCTGATTGGCCCGTTGTCCGCTCAGCACCAGGCATTTACTCAGGCCTGGGCCGCAGCGCAGACTGCTACGCAGTAA
- the dppD gene encoding dipeptide ABC transporter ATP-binding protein: MALLNVDKLSVHFGDEDAPFRAVDRISYSVDQGQVVGIVGESGSGKSVSSLAIMGLIDFPGRVMPEKLEFNGRDLKRISEKERRNLVGAEVAMIFQDPMTSLNPCYTVGFQIMEAIKVHQGGNKKTRRQRAIDLLTQVGIPDPASRLDVYPHQLSGGMSQRVMIAMAIACRPKLLIADEPTTALDVTIQAQIIELLLELQQKENMALILITHDLALVAEAAHKIIVMYAGQVVEAGSSHDIFRAPRHPYTQALLRALPEFAQDKARLASLPGVVPGKYDRPNGCLLNPRCPYATDKCRSEEPELTLLADGRQSKCHYPLDDAGRPTL; this comes from the coding sequence ATGGCGTTATTAAATGTAGATAAATTATCGGTGCACTTCGGCGACGAAGACGCACCGTTCCGTGCCGTGGACCGCATTAGCTATAGTGTGGATCAGGGGCAAGTTGTCGGCATCGTGGGCGAGTCCGGCTCCGGTAAATCCGTCAGTTCGCTGGCGATTATGGGGCTTATCGACTTCCCTGGCCGCGTGATGCCGGAAAAACTGGAATTCAACGGCCGGGATCTGAAGCGCATTTCTGAGAAAGAGCGCCGCAACCTGGTGGGCGCCGAAGTGGCGATGATCTTCCAGGACCCGATGACCAGCCTGAACCCATGCTATACCGTCGGTTTCCAGATTATGGAAGCCATTAAGGTGCATCAGGGCGGCAACAAGAAAACCCGTCGTCAGCGCGCAATCGACCTGCTGACCCAGGTGGGGATTCCTGACCCGGCTTCACGTCTCGACGTTTACCCGCACCAGCTTTCTGGCGGGATGAGCCAGCGCGTGATGATCGCCATGGCGATCGCCTGCCGTCCTAAGCTGCTGATTGCCGACGAGCCAACCACCGCGCTCGACGTGACCATTCAGGCGCAGATCATCGAGCTGTTGCTGGAGCTACAGCAAAAAGAGAACATGGCGCTGATCCTGATCACCCATGACCTCGCGCTGGTTGCCGAAGCCGCCCATAAAATCATCGTGATGTACGCAGGCCAGGTTGTGGAAGCGGGTTCGTCCCACGATATCTTCCGCGCGCCGCGCCACCCGTACACCCAGGCTCTGCTCCGCGCGCTGCCGGAATTTGCTCAGGATAAAGCGCGTCTGGCTTCGCTGCCGGGCGTAGTGCCGGGCAAATACGACCGCCCGAACGGCTGCCTGCTGAACCCGCGTTGCCCGTATGCGACCGACAAATGCCGCAGCGAAGAGCCGGAATTAACTCTGCTGGCAGACGGGCGTCAGTCCAAATGCCACTACCCACTCGATGATGCCGGGAGGCCAACCCTATGA
- a CDS encoding sugar phosphate isomerase/epimerase family protein yields MPRKIIVVTAAYGHERLAALGGQQAVLPIIAEAGADGVEIRRELFTATQLDFLSTVAGEITQHGLEACYSAPEPLFTGDGKLNPLIPSLLQEAHQLNAHWLKLSLGQFNTVRAFDTLKRWLSESTVALVVENDQTDSGKLAPMQRFQAACGVHNLPVTLTFDMANWLWVDDSPQQAARALAPSVSYIHVKTAVAQHNRYRAVALDDASSDWKGLLNMLPPDAPRGIEFPLEGRNLVAVTRHYVNLLREE; encoded by the coding sequence ATGCCGCGAAAAATTATCGTCGTCACTGCTGCCTACGGCCACGAACGCCTTGCCGCCCTCGGTGGCCAGCAGGCGGTGCTGCCGATCATTGCTGAGGCAGGGGCCGACGGCGTCGAAATCCGCCGTGAACTGTTCACCGCCACACAGCTGGATTTTCTGTCGACCGTGGCCGGAGAAATTACCCAGCACGGGCTTGAGGCCTGTTACTCCGCGCCGGAGCCGCTGTTCACGGGCGACGGCAAGCTAAACCCGCTGATCCCTTCGCTTCTGCAGGAAGCCCACCAGCTAAACGCCCACTGGCTGAAGCTCTCTCTCGGGCAGTTCAACACTGTCCGGGCATTCGACACGCTAAAACGGTGGCTCAGCGAAAGCACCGTAGCGCTTGTGGTGGAAAACGACCAAACCGACAGCGGCAAACTCGCGCCGATGCAGCGCTTCCAGGCCGCCTGCGGCGTTCACAACCTGCCGGTGACGCTCACCTTCGATATGGCCAACTGGCTGTGGGTGGACGACTCTCCGCAGCAGGCCGCCCGCGCGCTGGCGCCTTCCGTGAGCTATATCCACGTCAAAACAGCGGTCGCCCAACATAACCGCTACCGCGCTGTGGCGCTGGATGACGCCAGTTCAGACTGGAAAGGGCTGCTGAATATGCTGCCACCCGATGCCCCGCGCGGTATTGAGTTTCCGCTGGAAGGGCGAAATCTGGTCGCGGTTACCCGGCATTACGTCAATCTTTTACGCGAGGAATAA
- the dppC gene encoding dipeptide ABC transporter permease DppC, whose protein sequence is MTQLTENKVVAAPKPMTPFQEFWHYFKRNKGAVIGLVYVAIMIFIAIFANFLAPHAPAEQFRDALLHPPVWQEGGSWSYILGTDDVGRDVLSRLMYGARLSLLVGCLVVVLSLVMGIVLGLVAGYFGGVVDNIIMRVVDIMLALPSLLLALVLVAIFGPSIGNAALALTFVALPHYVRLTRAAVLVEVNRDYVTASRVAGAGPVRQMFVNIFPNTLAPLIVQASLGFSNAILDMAALGFLGMGAQPPTPEWGTMLADVLQFAQSAWWVVTFPGLAILLTVLAFNLMGDGLRDALDPKLKQ, encoded by the coding sequence ATGACGCAACTGACTGAAAATAAAGTGGTGGCAGCACCCAAGCCGATGACGCCTTTCCAGGAGTTCTGGCACTACTTCAAACGCAATAAAGGGGCGGTGATCGGCCTGGTGTACGTCGCCATCATGATCTTCATCGCCATCTTCGCTAACTTCCTCGCGCCCCACGCGCCAGCCGAGCAGTTCCGCGACGCGCTGCTGCATCCGCCGGTGTGGCAGGAAGGCGGGAGCTGGAGCTACATCCTCGGCACCGACGACGTCGGCCGCGATGTGCTTTCCCGCCTGATGTATGGCGCTCGCCTGTCGCTGCTGGTCGGCTGCCTGGTGGTCGTCCTGTCGCTGGTGATGGGGATTGTGCTGGGCCTGGTCGCCGGTTACTTCGGCGGCGTGGTCGACAACATTATCATGCGCGTGGTCGATATCATGCTGGCGCTGCCAAGCCTGCTGCTGGCGCTGGTGCTGGTGGCTATCTTCGGCCCGTCCATCGGTAACGCCGCGCTGGCGTTGACCTTCGTGGCTCTGCCGCACTATGTGCGTTTGACCCGCGCGGCGGTGCTGGTGGAAGTTAACCGCGACTACGTAACCGCCTCCCGAGTGGCGGGTGCTGGCCCGGTTCGCCAGATGTTTGTGAATATCTTCCCGAATACCCTTGCGCCGCTGATCGTTCAGGCGTCGCTCGGCTTCTCAAACGCCATTCTCGATATGGCCGCTCTTGGCTTCCTCGGCATGGGTGCGCAGCCGCCAACACCGGAGTGGGGCACCATGCTCGCCGACGTGTTGCAGTTCGCGCAGAGTGCCTGGTGGGTTGTGACCTTCCCGGGTCTGGCAATCCTGCTAACGGTGCTGGCATTTAACCTGATGGGTGACGGTCTGCGTGACGCGCTCGATCCCAAACTGAAGCAGTAA
- a CDS encoding sugar kinase — protein MHQLDVITIGEAMAMFVASETGDLAAAEHFVKRAAGAELNVATGLARLGLNVGWVSRVGNDTFGRYVLQQLAKENIDSRGVTVDEQYRTGFQLKSKVEDGTDPIVEYFRKDSAASHLSVADFNEEYFLSARHLHLSGVAAALSDTSLALLNHAARTMKQQGKTLSFDPNLRPVLWRSEAEMVKQLNQLAFQADWVLPGVKEGIVLTGQNTPEGIADFYLHQGVKVVVLKTGADGAWYKTADGEKGAVVAVKVENVVDTVGAGDGFAVGVISALLEGKSLHQAVSRGNKIGSLAIQVIGDSEGLPTRSALGE, from the coding sequence ATGCATCAGCTCGATGTCATCACGATTGGTGAAGCGATGGCGATGTTTGTCGCCAGCGAAACTGGCGATCTTGCCGCCGCCGAGCATTTTGTGAAACGCGCGGCTGGCGCAGAGTTAAATGTCGCCACGGGGCTGGCTCGTCTGGGCCTGAACGTGGGCTGGGTCAGCCGCGTAGGCAACGACACCTTTGGCCGCTACGTACTGCAACAGCTGGCGAAAGAAAACATCGACAGCCGCGGTGTTACCGTCGACGAGCAGTACCGCACCGGTTTTCAGCTCAAATCCAAAGTCGAAGATGGAACCGATCCCATCGTGGAGTATTTCCGCAAAGACTCCGCCGCCAGCCACCTGTCGGTGGCCGATTTCAACGAGGAGTACTTCCTCTCGGCACGCCATCTGCATCTGAGCGGCGTGGCGGCGGCACTCTCAGATACATCTCTGGCGCTGCTGAACCACGCGGCCCGGACCATGAAACAGCAGGGCAAAACGCTTTCATTCGATCCGAATCTACGCCCGGTACTGTGGCGTAGCGAAGCCGAAATGGTGAAACAGCTTAATCAGCTGGCATTCCAGGCCGACTGGGTGCTGCCCGGCGTAAAAGAAGGCATTGTGCTGACCGGGCAAAACACGCCTGAGGGGATCGCCGATTTTTATCTGCATCAGGGCGTAAAAGTCGTGGTGCTAAAAACCGGCGCAGACGGCGCCTGGTATAAAACCGCAGACGGCGAGAAAGGCGCCGTCGTGGCGGTAAAAGTCGAAAACGTTGTGGACACCGTGGGAGCCGGAGACGGCTTTGCGGTCGGGGTGATCAGCGCCCTGCTGGAAGGGAAATCTTTGCATCAGGCCGTCAGCCGGGGCAACAAAATCGGCTCACTGGCGATACAGGTCATCGGTGACAGCGAAGGGCTACCGACCCGAAGCGCACTGGGCGAATAA
- a CDS encoding LacI family DNA-binding transcriptional regulator — protein sequence MNGKAARPTISDVAKAAKTGKTSISRYLNGEQNALSDDLRGRIERAIAELDYRPSQMARGLKRGRTRLIGLIIADITNPYSVDVLSGIEAACREKGFTPLVCNTNNEVDQELHYLDLLRSYQVEGIVVNAVGMREEGLNRLQQSALPMVLIDRKIPDFACDMVGLDNIQAATTATEHLIEQGFEALLFLSEPLGMVNTRHERLRAFRSTLERYPGVIAENAETPLHDAQLIDNTLRQFHTRHRGMRKAVISANGALTLQVARAMRRLGLSWGCDIGLLGFDELEWAELAGVGITTLKQPTWQIGYAALEQVVRRIEGTAETVREQLFSGDLIVRGSTSR from the coding sequence ATGAACGGCAAGGCAGCGCGCCCTACGATAAGCGATGTCGCAAAAGCGGCGAAGACCGGGAAGACCAGCATTTCCCGCTACCTTAACGGCGAGCAGAACGCGCTGTCTGACGATCTTCGTGGCCGCATTGAGCGCGCTATTGCCGAACTCGACTACCGCCCAAGCCAGATGGCGCGAGGCCTGAAAAGAGGCCGCACCCGCCTCATCGGGCTGATCATTGCCGACATCACCAACCCCTATTCCGTTGACGTGCTGAGCGGCATAGAAGCCGCCTGTCGCGAGAAGGGCTTTACGCCGCTGGTGTGTAACACCAACAACGAAGTTGACCAGGAGCTGCATTACCTCGACCTGCTGCGCAGCTACCAGGTGGAGGGGATTGTGGTCAATGCGGTCGGGATGCGTGAAGAGGGGCTCAACCGCCTGCAGCAGTCCGCCCTGCCGATGGTGCTTATCGACCGTAAAATCCCGGACTTTGCCTGCGATATGGTCGGGCTGGATAACATTCAGGCCGCAACAACCGCCACCGAACACCTCATCGAACAGGGCTTCGAAGCTCTCCTTTTCCTGAGCGAACCGCTTGGTATGGTGAACACCCGTCATGAACGGTTGCGAGCATTTCGCAGCACGCTGGAGCGCTATCCCGGCGTGATCGCCGAAAATGCCGAAACGCCGCTGCATGATGCACAGTTAATCGACAACACACTACGCCAGTTCCACACCCGTCACCGCGGGATGCGCAAAGCAGTGATCTCCGCCAACGGCGCGCTCACGCTGCAGGTTGCCCGCGCAATGCGCCGCCTCGGCCTGAGCTGGGGCTGCGATATCGGCCTGCTGGGGTTTGATGAGCTTGAGTGGGCGGAACTTGCCGGCGTCGGTATTACCACCCTGAAACAACCGACCTGGCAGATAGGCTACGCCGCGCTGGAGCAGGTCGTGAGGCGCATTGAAGGCACAGCTGAAACCGTACGTGAACAGCTATTCTCCGGCGATCTTATCGTGCGCGGCTCCACCTCCCGCTAA
- a CDS encoding LysR family transcriptional regulator, translating to MDHHLLAIRVFNRVVETGGFTRAADSLRMPKATVTKLIQNLENHLQTKLFQRTTRSVSVTKEGECYYRRTVKWLADLEQMEGSMTESQSEPQGVLRVDAGGSLARQVLIPALPEFLERYPDISIDLGVSDRLVDLINDNADCVIRSGPLVDSTLIARRLFTMDWVTCATPGYFQRYGTPARPEELEQGYPLAHYRHARNDRIYPLRFIDRGKNIEVQHRYQISVNESNAHLGIALSGAALTQVVRFAAQPYLDSGKLVSVLDAYQPPPEQMYLVYPSNRHLSARLRVFIEWAVARFA from the coding sequence ATGGATCACCATTTGCTGGCTATTCGGGTGTTCAATCGCGTGGTTGAAACTGGCGGATTTACCCGCGCCGCTGACTCGCTGCGCATGCCAAAAGCTACCGTCACCAAGTTGATTCAGAATCTTGAAAACCACCTGCAAACCAAGCTGTTCCAGCGCACCACCCGCAGCGTATCGGTCACCAAAGAGGGTGAATGCTATTACCGCCGTACCGTAAAATGGCTGGCTGACCTGGAGCAGATGGAAGGCAGCATGACCGAATCACAAAGCGAACCTCAGGGCGTGCTGCGTGTGGATGCCGGGGGATCGTTAGCGCGCCAGGTGCTGATCCCCGCCCTGCCGGAATTTCTTGAACGCTACCCGGATATCTCCATTGATCTTGGCGTCAGCGATCGGCTGGTGGATTTAATCAACGACAACGCAGACTGCGTTATACGCAGCGGCCCGCTGGTCGACTCCACTTTGATTGCCCGCCGCCTGTTTACCATGGACTGGGTTACCTGCGCGACGCCGGGCTACTTTCAGCGCTACGGCACGCCAGCCCGCCCTGAAGAACTTGAGCAGGGGTATCCGCTGGCGCATTACCGCCACGCACGCAACGACCGCATCTACCCGCTACGCTTTATCGACCGGGGAAAAAACATCGAGGTACAACACCGCTACCAGATAAGTGTCAACGAAAGTAACGCCCATCTTGGCATTGCACTTTCCGGGGCCGCCTTAACTCAAGTCGTCCGTTTTGCGGCACAGCCGTATCTCGACAGCGGGAAGCTGGTCAGCGTGCTGGATGCCTATCAGCCGCCGCCAGAACAGATGTACCTGGTTTACCCGTCCAACCGCCACCTTAGCGCCAGGCTGCGGGTGTTTATTGAATGGGCTGTGGCTCGATTTGCCTGA